A section of the Terriglobales bacterium genome encodes:
- the fabF gene encoding beta-ketoacyl-ACP synthase II yields the protein MARRVVVTGLGLICGVGNTAEETWAGLLSGKSGIARITHFDATQFACQIAAEVKNFDPANFIEKKEIKKMGRFIHLAIAATDEAMKQSGLQVTPEIATRVGVHIGSGIGGFDVIEREHLNLIHGGPRKISPFFIPGAIVNLAAGHVSIRYGAKGPNEATCTACTSSAHSVGDAYKIIQRCDADAMIAGGTEAAITPMGVGGFAAMRALSTRNDAPEKASRPWDAGRDGFIVGEGAGILILEELEFARRRGAKILAEVIGYGMSGDAFHITQPAEGGDGAYRVMLNTLADAKIPASEVGYINAHGTSTPLGDKLETMAIKRAFGPTPPPVSSTKSMTGHLLGGAGGLEAGIVVLALRDRTLPPTVNYETPDPECDLDYVPNTPRKAPNLRIALTNSFGFGGTNGCLLFKRWEE from the coding sequence TTGGCTCGTCGCGTCGTTGTCACCGGGCTTGGGCTCATCTGTGGGGTAGGCAACACCGCCGAGGAAACGTGGGCGGGACTGTTGTCGGGCAAGAGCGGCATCGCCAGGATCACCCACTTTGACGCCACCCAATTCGCCTGCCAGATCGCGGCCGAGGTGAAGAACTTCGACCCTGCGAACTTCATCGAGAAAAAAGAGATCAAGAAGATGGGGCGCTTCATCCACCTGGCCATCGCGGCCACGGATGAGGCCATGAAGCAAAGCGGGCTGCAGGTGACGCCGGAGATCGCCACCCGCGTCGGGGTACACATCGGTTCGGGGATCGGGGGGTTCGACGTCATCGAGCGCGAGCACCTCAACCTGATCCATGGCGGCCCGCGCAAGATCTCGCCCTTCTTCATCCCCGGCGCCATCGTCAACCTGGCCGCGGGACACGTGAGCATCCGCTACGGCGCCAAAGGGCCGAACGAGGCGACCTGCACCGCCTGCACCAGCAGCGCACACTCGGTCGGCGATGCCTACAAGATCATCCAGCGCTGCGATGCTGACGCCATGATCGCCGGGGGCACGGAAGCGGCCATCACCCCCATGGGCGTCGGCGGGTTCGCCGCCATGCGCGCCCTCTCCACCCGCAACGACGCCCCGGAGAAGGCCAGCCGCCCCTGGGACGCGGGGCGCGACGGCTTCATCGTGGGCGAAGGCGCGGGCATCCTCATCCTGGAGGAGCTGGAGTTCGCCAGGCGGCGCGGGGCGAAGATCCTGGCCGAGGTCATCGGCTACGGCATGAGCGGCGACGCCTTCCACATCACCCAGCCGGCGGAAGGGGGCGACGGCGCCTACCGCGTGATGCTGAACACGCTCGCTGACGCCAAGATCCCCGCCAGCGAGGTCGGCTACATCAACGCCCACGGCACTTCCACGCCGCTGGGCGACAAGCTGGAGACCATGGCCATCAAGCGGGCGTTCGGGCCCACGCCGCCGCCAGTGAGTTCGACCAAGTCCATGACCGGGCACCTGCTGGGCGGGGCCGGAGGCCTGGAGGCCGGCATCGTGGTGCTGGCGCTGCGTGACCGCACACTCCCACCGACGGTTAACTACGAGACCCCGGACCCGGAGTGCGACCTGGACTACGTGCCCAACACGCCCCGCAAGGCCCCCAACCTGCGCATCGCGCTCACCAACTCCTTCGGCTTCGGCGGCACCAACGGCTGCCTGCTGTTCAAGCGCTGGGAAGAATAA